The Lathyrus oleraceus cultivar Zhongwan6 chromosome 5, CAAS_Psat_ZW6_1.0, whole genome shotgun sequence genome includes the window CATCTGATCCTAATCgggctcgtgtatctacattgattcatcgttatctgagacaggttaatgccgaagaggaagatccgcagtttgctgatttatttgaagctttgcatatttctcgttcacattgataTATGTATTAACTTTTAGAACTGAATGTAATAAAATAGACATAATATAATATTCATTTTTTGATTACATATTCATGCTAAAATAGGCGTAAGTAATTGTCAATGTTGTAGACGTCCTGTAAATCCTAACATGCAAGACGTTGCTGTTTGACAACGAAActtcttccaatctaatgtgaccggtggcaacggaaacccctctttcatgttaacctgataacaataattaaaacatatatttaataaagtgaaataattaaaacagtaagtcatataaaataaaatacgtacctgaacccaatgattttggttaacaaaaccaatgcaataaatggagacatttggtgaatgtgaacttgtcataggaaagaaagtcatgcacggatttcctaaacagacaagtacaacattatagcgaTTCGCTATCAAGTAACCTATATCTGGTAGAGTCAACCATTTTTCTGATGGTTGTGAACCAAAGGATTTtatcatcaaagattctctcacttCTGCCAACCGATTacaaaataacttgtcatacaacGTTGACCTATCCTTGTCTATTATTTCCAACTCCAAGTCTCGGCGAACCATTGACCAACCATCCTCGccatatccatgcaatgatgcaatgactctaaatccacaattaccatctgatATAACATTGactacatcttcaatgtatgtcctaatatgattaggaaattgaagagTGAAATGTTTCTTTGattgtggttgcttctttgacAATTTTAACTTCTTCGAAAATGGACTTATGTGcgcgtgctcaacttcgtaaaaactTTTTTGAAAAAAAGCTATAATGTTGcccagttgtaacctcaagttgttattcatagctttccaacatttgaccatgtcacctatatTGTTTCCTAACATTTGTTTTAACTTCTAATGAGCAGATTCAATCCTAAAAATAAcatattgaaaatattaaaaatatcacatataaaaaaaatacatagTAAAAATTATAACACGTACCGATTAGTCGTcgtgttacccaaatgtagcactcgattaattcatgctccaacaaatctctgtctatgtggagtcaaccatgtatctttcacataattaataaatccactataatcaacacatgcctgctcaagttgatgcaaccgttggCCATACTCAATCTCATCACTAGCccaaacaacttccatccataatgtgtctatcgtcttttgcatGTCATTCACCACATATTGTTTGCATTTTGCACCAACatttttgttaatgtgaaatctacatagcaaattaatcgaaCTGGGAAGCAcaatttcaattgctttcatcaaagaaagatctctatctgtcaaaatcacttgtggacacaaacatttcttcacaaacaattctttaagtttctccaatacccagcaaaaattctctgtctgctcagactccatatacaCAAATGCGacagcaaaagtcaactcggttgatgtcatgccaacaatttcaaacaaaggttgtctatatttatttgtcttgtaggtgttatccataactaacacaatagGTGTTATCCACTATCAGTATccttgtgtttcccacctttatcacaaccaaatattaatttgttacttctcTCTCTTTCTTGTTTCAGTATCTGAATGAGTGATAATAACGGTTACTTTATTatcgattccaacctctttaatccataTGATCACCTCTTTTCGTGTACCAAATATTTGAGTGGTTAAAAACGCATCagaagtatctacacatatttgggaAAGATTTTTCATTCCTGcacaataaaaaaaaattaaaaatgcaaACCGAAAGTCTTCAACGAAGAGTTCCGGATTACAGAAATATAATACCGGAAGTCTTCAAGGAAGAGTTCTGGTATATGTCACTTTGTTAATCGGAACATATATGATAAGTGTTCCAAAAaaaattttttcaaaaagaaCCGGAACTCTTTAGATAACTCTTCTAGTATACTGTTTGCAGTGTTCCGAATGTCTTTCACAAAGTCTTCTGGTTTGAAAAAAATACATATCAGATATCTTTTTCAAGGAATTCTGGTACGAGGCTGAAAAGTGTAATTTTTGAAACTCTCAATTGAATGGTTAAAAATGAAATGATAAACTGGTTCAAAACAATTAAGgataaaattgatatttttaaaaaattgtagGAATATTAATATAAGTGTAGGGATATGAAGTAAAATTTCCTATTCGTTGGAAACCGGCATCATCTTTTAAGTTTCATCATTATACGGCCTATTTGTTGGGAACTGCGTAAGTTTTGCCCATCCCATTCATTGTAACTTTTTAACTTTTTCTTTTTATGGAATGGAATAACTTAAAACAAACCCCACATTCAGTGTATAATTTCCTTTGTTAATTGTTTATTAAGGAACAGAGCCGTAGCTTGTTTGAGTACTTTACTTAACATAAAACTTAAAAGCTTCACGAATCAAAACTTGTAGCAAAAGTACAACAGCGTGATGGCGTGAAATAACCGCTATCTGTCCCAATCAGTTTTTTAACATTATAAACTGAAAAGCTAATGACATGCCTTGTTGGCTTCTCCCTAAAAGTACTTAATTACTTGAAGCACTTGCACATTACTATTTCCGTTTCATCAACCAACCATGTCATCTTCCAAAAGTCTGAAAATTGGCATTGTTGGGTTCGGTACATTTGGTCAATTTCTGGCAAATACAATGATCAAACAAGGCCATACTCTAACTGCAACTTCAAGAACAGATTACTCTCAACTTTGTCTCCAGATGGGTATCCATTTCTTCAGGTAAAAAAATCAACCTTGTATTGAAAACATAAAACCTATTTCATGATGCATGTGTCAAAAACTCTGCAGGGATGTGACAGCATTACTTGAGGCTGACATGGATGTCATACTGTTATGCACATCTATTTCGTCGCTGTCGGAGGTGGTCGGGTCAATGCCACTCACTTGTCTGAAACGTCCGACGCTATTTGTTGATGTTCTTTCGGTTAAAGAGCACCCAAGGAACCTTCTTTTGAGAGTAAGAAGTTACATCCATTTACGACAGTCATAGCAGTTTTGATTACTTGTATTCTTCGAATGATTGATCTAGTTTTTGTTTTGTGTGTTTAAGGTTCTGCCAGAGGAGTTAGACATACTCTGCACACACCCAATGTTTGGACCAGTGAGTGGGAAAAATGGATGGCAAAATCTTACTTTCATGTATGACAGAGTTCGAATAAACGATGAAGCTACCTGCTCTAAATTTCTCCAAATTTTTTCAAGTGAGGTAAGTTAATAGATTTTACATGTATATGAATTGTAATAAAGGTAGATCTATTTTGCAATATTGTGTGTTATTCAGGGTTGCAAGATGGTAGAAATGTCATGTGAGGAACATGATAGAGCAGCTGCAAAGAGCCAATTTATCACACACACAATCGGCAGGTATCAAGCTTCCTACATATCTTTCTAACCAACCAGAGACATTTATAGACTCACTCACTGTAATTTTTTGGTGTCTTCTTTACAAGGACATTGGCAGAAATGGATATTGAACCTACACCTATTGACACCAAGGGCTTTCAGGCACTTGTTCAGTTGGTAAACACTTTTTAACATAATCTTCTAAAGCTCCCTCCTTTCTGTTTTAACCTCAAAAAGATAAATTATATAGCATATGCTGCCGTGTATCGTAATTGCAGAAAGAACCTGTCATGGGATGCAGTTTTGATTTGTATAGTGGATTATTTGTGCACAACAGATTCGCCAGACAAGAGGTAAGAACTGTCAGCAAAAATGcttattttcaaaaatatattagtgaaacaaaaataaaaatcTTGAAGCCTTAAACCAAGTGACTCAAGACAGACTCATGAATTACAAAATATATGCAGCTGGAAAACCTTGAGCATGCCCTACATAAAGTCAAAGAGATGCTGGTCCAAAGGATGGATGAAGGACAAAACTCAAAAAGAACTGAAAGTTGATGCATT containing:
- the LOC127084029 gene encoding uncharacterized protein LOC127084029; protein product: MLGNNIGDMVKCWKAMNNNLRLQLGNIIAFFQKSFYEVEHAHISPFSKKLKLSKKQPQSKKHFTLQFPNHIRTYIEDVVNVISDGNCGFRVIASLHGYGEDGWSMVRRDLELEIIDKDRSTLYDKLFCNRLAEVRESLMIKSFGSQPSEKWLTLPDIGYLIANRYNVVLVCLGNPCMTFFPMTSSHSPNVSIYCIGFVNQNHWVQVNMKEGFPLPPVTLDWKKFRCQTATSCMLGFTGRLQH
- the LOC127084028 gene encoding arogenate dehydrogenase 1, chloroplastic; its protein translation is MSSSKSLKIGIVGFGTFGQFLANTMIKQGHTLTATSRTDYSQLCLQMGIHFFRDVTALLEADMDVILLCTSISSLSEVVGSMPLTCLKRPTLFVDVLSVKEHPRNLLLRVLPEELDILCTHPMFGPVSGKNGWQNLTFMYDRVRINDEATCSKFLQIFSSEGCKMVEMSCEEHDRAAAKSQFITHTIGRTLAEMDIEPTPIDTKGFQALVQLKEPVMGCSFDLYSGLFVHNRFARQELENLEHALHKVKEMLVQRMDEGQNSKRTES